The proteins below are encoded in one region of Helianthus annuus cultivar XRQ/B chromosome 2, HanXRQr2.0-SUNRISE, whole genome shotgun sequence:
- the LOC118485808 gene encoding uncharacterized protein LOC118485808 — protein MHIGEHFAVSWKTLRKLEVEDWVRGFVPVDSPWDRLFELSFTPTYREILVEFLSSFEFHPRRPNEVVDPAQPPPPPEVSFRMAGQAREMSLAQFAVHSGLYTEAEIATDLYTKGLVMIDKPTLLGFWDLIADIRHWDHHQSKGRSTLIEDPLFRYLHKMISTSITARNKSREWCTSGDLFFLYCLLYKRPCALAYGFGSVFRLRASSTGARNAIRRRLRDQNSPFVGLSSGERPRPCRPGGTAKADGDEHNKRDAYYQRLSMREAVKESGRHAKPA, from the exons ATGCATATTGGTGAACACTTTGCGGTTTCGTGGAAAACCCTCCGGAAGCTTGAGGTTGAAGATTGGGTGCGGGGGTTTGTTCCCGTTGATTCACCGTGGGATCGTCTGTTTGAGCTATCATTTACGCCGACCTACAGGGAGATACTAGTCGAGTTTCTGTCGTCGTTCGAGTTTCATCCTCGTCGGCCAAATGAGGTTGTGGACCCCGCGCAGCCCCCTCCCCCGCCCGAGGTTTCTTTTCGCATGGCTGGCCAGGCGCGCGAAATGTCACTTGCACAGTTTGCGGTGCATAGCGGTTTGTATACGGAGGCTGAGATTGCTACGGATCTTTATACGAAG GGGCTCGTAATGATTGATAAACCCACGCTATTAGGGTTTTGGGATCTGATCGCGGACATCCGTCATTGGGACCACCACCAATCCAAGGGGAGGAGTACGCTGATTGAGGATCCGCTCTTCAG GTATTTGCACAAGATGATTTCCACTTCGATCACTGCTCGAAACAAAAGCCGGGAGTGGTGTACGAGTGGTGACTTATTCTTTTTGTATTGCCTCTTATACAAGAGGCCGTGCGCTCTCGCCTACGGGTTTGGTTCAGTATTTCGCCTCCGCGCATCATCGACAGGAGCGCGGAATGCTATTCGGCGGCGCTTACGTGACCAAAATAGCCCATTCGTTGGGCTATCATCCGGAGAACGACCGCGGCCGTGTAGGCCCGGCGGCACAGCCAAAGCGGATGGGGATGAACACAATAAACGGGATGCATATTACCAAAGACTTTCCATGCGGGAAGCGGTTAAAGAATCTGGACGGCACGCAAAACCAGCTTAA
- the LOC110922884 gene encoding uncharacterized protein LOC110922884, translating to MMPRVIVTDRELALINACSKVFPNAKRLLCHFHIQQNIARKCKEGFDKEDWGKFMSYWRTLCESSSEPMYKYNLEKMYNRLVVANRESVYDYVYENWLKDYKEMFVYAWTDKCRNFGQRTTNRVESQHANLKRYITRGSSLERIARCIIDIVETQYDEIQKSFTESIEKTMNHHRHRMLDNLRGKVSHEALDLLEKELLRKMDVLRKLNASCGCHMWLSKGLPCACRLENYNRTGRIIQLDEIDVFWRKLDLLPCKLVDEEVDIVAELNNVRQHLEAQSPVQQKSMLSKIKAVFTPKSSTKKPPIVQQNTRGRPTSKKVQERLDEAARLDQAARYSSYGEDSNVITASPKHRYDLPRHSSYVPSEGSRGTGSFVKSEKPKMQPNSSTSSKKKETRDDKVFPLIKGDEHLLCIKRFKNQIPSEFRSYISRIQDVTPDGHCGYRSVAVGLGFTEHAWPNIRRDLLLEIDHNKPRWKHVFETYNEGDFKRIRKSIEWHSVKGCDQSHWMEMPHVGLLIAQRYNIVLHVLSIEWSSTIFPLTDAPLDPRPQAITLVHVHGGHFIHAKLEGDYPMPLVNPMWSAHRSIAAKRWEEMYTPQLEHYYELMHPKSDRDKDREPSLNVIED from the exons ATGATGCCGCGTGTGATAGTCACGGATAGGGAGCTTGCCCTGATAAACGCGTGTTCTAAAGTATTCCCGAACGCAAAAAGGCTTCTATGCCACTTTCACATCCAACAAAATATAGCTAGAAAGTGCAAGGAAGGGTTCGATAAAGAAGATTGGGGGAAATTTATGTCGTACTGGCGGACATTGTGCGAATCTTCATCAGAGCCCATGTACAAGTACAACTTGGAGAAAATGTATAACCGACTCGTGGTTGCCAACCGAGAAA gTGTCTATGATTACGTCTACGAAAACTGGCTCAAAGACTATAAAGAAATGTTCGTTTATGCGTGGACCGATAAGTGTCGCAACTTTGGTCAGCGCACCAccaacagagttgagagccagcACGCAAATTTAAAAAGATACATTACGCGCGGGAGTTCATTGGAGCGAATAGCAAGATGCATCATTGATATAGTTGAAACTCAGTATGATGAAATACAAAAAAGTTTCACTGAGAGCATCGAAAAAACGATGAACCACCATAGACACCGAATGTTGGACAACCTACGTGGAAAGGTTTCCCATGAAGCACTTGATTTGCTGGAAAAAGagctactgaggaagatggatgtgTTGCGGAAACTTAACGCATCATGTGGTTGCCATATGTGGCTTAGCAAAGGATTGCCGTGTGCTTGTAGACTGGAAAACTACAACCGTAcag GGCGTATAATACAACTCGACGAGATAGATGTATTCTGGCGTAAGCTTGACTTGCTCCCTTGTAAACTGGTAGACGAGGAGGTCGATATTGTAGCAGAGCTCAATAATGTGCGGCAACATTTAGAGGCGCAGTCCCCCGTTCAGCAAAAGAGTATGCTTTCAAAGATAAAAGCGGTTTTCACCCCGAAATCGTCAACCAAGAAACCACCGATCGTCCAGCAAAACACTCGCGGTCGGCCTACATCAAAGAAAGTACAAGAAAGGCTAGATGAAGCTGCGAGGTTAGACCAAGCTGCGAGATACAGCTCCTATGGCGAGGACAGCAACGTAATTACCGCTTCCCCCAAGCATAGGTACGATTTACCCCGACACAGCTCATACGTACCGTCAGAGGGCTCTCGTGGAACTGGTTCGTTTGTGaagtctgaaaaacctaaaatgcAACCAAACAGTtcaacaagttctaaaaagaagGAGACGAGGGATGATAAGGTTTTTCCATTAATAAAGGGGGACGAGCACTTGTTATGCATTAAGAGGTTTAAGAATCAAATTCCATCAGAGTTTCGCTCTTACATATCGCGTATACAAGATGTGACCCCAGACGGTCATTGTGGGTACAGGTCTGTGGCTGTCGGGTTAGGTTTTACGGAACACGCATGGCCCAATATTCGAAGAGATTTACTACTGGAGATTGACCATAACAAACCGCGTTGGAAGCATGTATTCGAAACATATAACGAAGGAGACTTTAAACGAATACGTAAGAGCATCGAATGGCATTCAGTGAAAGGGTGCGATCAAAGTCACTGGATGGAAATGCCCCACGTAGGGCTTCTCATAGCGCAAAGGTATAATATTGTCCTCCACGTGCTAAGCATTGAATGGAGCTCTACCATCTTCCCATTAACGGATGCCCCACTAGATCCACGACCTCAAGCGATAACGCTTGTACATGTTCACGGGGGACACTTCATACATGCTAAGTTGGAAGGAGACTACCCCATGCCTTTAGTGAACCCGATGTGGTCGGCACATCGATCAATAGCTGCGAAACGGTGGGAAGAAATGTATACACCGCAGTTAGAGCACTACTACGAGTTAATGCATCCTAAATCAGACCGAGACAAAGACAGAGAACCGAGTTTAAATGTTATCGAAGATTAA
- the LOC118485811 gene encoding protein FAR1-RELATED SEQUENCE 5-like, whose protein sequence is MPDENYGYGYESPYVQQSGYGAENAPVDEPNYPVHQVCQDYGYGYESLYVQQSGYGAENAPVDEPYYPSQPSYPGYGVYGDEGGYGSYSGYGGDGGYGGEVGYSGYGGYGGYDRYGGDGGYSVYDRSRDEVGYGYESRNTSLYEPSTPSNPFQVNERFMSLTDLKNWVQETGKDNGYVIVTRRSKNIGGTTGMVWLVCDRSGEHRSKATVRKAGSKKIGCPFSLLAIRDVTNDTWELKVDCANHNHEPTTSLLGHAFVRRFTKAEYKLVEQLTAQNMEPRIIFQTLRKQFPDSLHVQKDVQNAVQKIRATIMDGKNPIQALESLLHDRRFIYDTRQDPKTDVVTEIFFVHPYSITMWRAFPHVMLIDATYKTNLYNMPFVQVVGMTSTGKSFCIAHAVICKERRGNYV, encoded by the exons atGCCAGATGAAA ATTACGGATACGGGTATGAATCTCCGTACGTGCAACAAAGTGGATACGGTGCTGAGaatgcacctgttgatgaaccaaattaTCCGGTGCATCAAGTGTGTCAAGATTACGGATACGGGTATGAATCTCTGTACGTGCAACAAAGTGGATACGGTGCTGAGaatgcacctgttgatgaaccatattacccgTCGCAGCCATCGTATCCGGGTTATGGGGTATACGGGGACGAAGGTGGATACGGAAGTTACAGTGGAtacggtggtgatggtggatacgggggtgaagtTGGTTACAGTGGATATGGGGGCTACGGTGGATACGATAGATATGGGGGTGACGGTGGTTACAGTGTATACGACAGATCTAGGGATGAAGTTGGATATGGTTATGAGTCCCGTAACACATCACTTTATGAACCATCTACCCCGAGCAATCCATTTCAAGTAAATGAG cgtttcatgtctctaactgatttgaagaattgggtacaagaaacGGGAAAGGATAATGGTTACGTAATTGTTACCCGCCGATCAAAAAATATTGGCGGTACTACTGGGATGGTATGGCTTGTGTGCGACCGTAGTGGTGAACACCGTAGTAAAGCAACAGTTAGGAAAGCTGGTAGCAAAAAAATCGGCTGCCCGTTTTCATTACTCGCCATCCGGGACGTGACGAACGACACGTGGGAGTTAAAAGTGGACTGTGCGAACCATAACCACGAACCTACGACGAGTCTGTTGGGCCACGCTTTTGTGCGAAGATTCACTAAAGCCGAATACAAGCTAGTGGAGCAGCTAactgctcaaaacatggagccacgTATCATATTTCAAACCCTAAGAAAGCAGTTCCCCGACAGCCTGCACGTTCAGAAAGACGTGCAAAATGCGGTACAAAAAATTAGAGCGACAATAATGGACGGAAAGAATCCTATTCAGGCACTGGAAAGCCTGCTGCATGACCGCCGATTCATTTACGACACCCGACAAGATCCCAAAACAGATGTCGTAACAGAGATTTTCTTTGTTCATCCTTATTCAATCActatgtggcgtgcattcccgcaCGTGATGTTGATCGACGCGACCTACAAAACAAACCTCTACAACATGCCATTTGTCCAGGTTGTGGGTATGACGTCGACTGGGAAGTCTTTTTGTATCGCACATGCCGTTATTTGTAAAGAACGAAGGGGTAACTACGTGTGA
- the LOC110922868 gene encoding putative receptor-like protein kinase At5g39000 → MSQIDQFQHLKIPLEVIQSATGNFSADSCIGRGGFGKVYKGQLVHSRGEIMVALKRLDPAFGQGNTEFWKEIMMLSFYKHENIISLLGYCDDHGEKIIVYEYASKKSLEAYLASNNLNWVQRLKICVGAARGLAYLHNPTENHLRIVHRDIKSSNILLDDNWSAKISDFGLSKFAPANNQFTFLVTDPAGTPGYIDPMYYETGLLTKESDVYSFGVVLFEVLCGRLCYGNQNLQPLVGQVRDYYLENKISELVYSNMKDTMDITSLNLFADIAYRCLCRERKERPLMIEIVKALESALEIQENADEKAAVRREGILIVKVFSSTVYF, encoded by the exons atgtctcaaatAGACCAGTTTCAACACCTCAAAATACCACTGGAAGTTATACAGTCAGCAACCGGCAACTTTTCCGCTGACAGTTGCATCGGGCGTGGAGGTTTCGGAAAAGTATACAAGGGACAACTTGTTCATTCTAGGGGCGAGATCATGGTTGCTTTGAAGCGTTTAGATCCTGCGTTCGGACAGGGAAATACCGAGTTCTGGAAGGAGATTATGATGCTTTCATTTTATAAACATGAAAACATTATCTCTCTTTTAGGGTATTGTGACGATCATGGCGAGAAAATCATTGTGTACGAGTATGCATCAAAGAAAAGTCTCGAAGCTTATCTGGCCAGCAACAATCTTAACTGGGTTCAACGTCTTAAGATATGTGTTGGGGCGGCTCGTGGACTTGCGTACCTTCACAACCCTACTGAGAATCATCTAAGAATAGTGCATCGCGATATTAAAAGTTCCAATATCCTACTGGATGATAACTGGAGTGCCAAGATTTCAGATTTCGGCCTCTCCAAATTTGCTCCCGCAAACAATCAATTCACATTCCTGGTAACGGACCCTGCTGGCACGCCTGGGTATATTGATCCGATGTACTACGAGACAGGGCTACTAACGAAAGAGTCAGATGTCTACTCTTTTGGCGTGGTGTTGTTTGAAGTGCTATGTGGTAGGTTATGTTATGGTAACCAGAATCTACAGCCTTTAGTTGGACAAGTGCGAGACTACTATTTGGAAAACAAAATCAGTGAGCTTGTTTATAGTAATATGAAGGATACAATGGATATTACTAGTTTGAATTTGTTTGCGGACATAGCTTACCGATGTTTATGCAGAGAGCGTAAAGAGCGTCCATTGATGATCGAGATCGTGAAAGCACTTGAAAGTGCACTAGAAATTCAA GAAAACGCAGATGAAAAGGCAGCTGTTCGCCGAGAAGGAATCTTGATTGTGAAAGTATTTAGCAGTACAGTTTATTTTTGA